In Thunnus albacares chromosome 10, fThuAlb1.1, whole genome shotgun sequence, a single window of DNA contains:
- the ssrp1a gene encoding FACT complex subunit SSRP1a isoform X1 yields the protein MGDTLEFNEIYQEVKGSWNDGRLRFSKQNVVYKSSKTGKVDSIPAGELNLAQWRRVCLGHGIKLSTSGGHVYKYDGFRDTDFEKISEFFKANYKVELTEKDMCVKGWNWGTAKFSGPLLSFDINDNTAFEIPLSNVSQCATGKNEVTLEFHQNDDTEVSLMEVRFYVPPSQADERQDPVEAFAQNVLSKADVIQATGDAVCIFKELQCLTPRGRYDIRIYPTFLHLHGKTFDYKIPYTTVLRLFLLPHKDQRQMFFVISLDPPIKQGQTRYHFLILLFSKEEDISLTLNMSEEDVERRFEGKLSKNMSGSLYEMVSRVMKALVNRKITVPGNFQGHSGAQCITCSYKASSGLLYPLERGFIYVHKPPVHLRFEEISCVNFARGTTTTRSFDFEIETKQGNQYTFSSIEREEYGKLFDFVNAKKLNIKNRGFKEKKGMKGKIDEYSDSDDDQHDAYLERMKAEGKIREEGNDSDDSDSGSDESFNPGEEDDDIAEEYDSKASASNSSDEGDESEDESAKKKKAKKAKVVKEKKEKKPRKEKKKQKDTGGPKRPMSAYMLWLNSSRERIKSENPGISITEISKKAGEMWRQLGKDEKEEWEGKAGEAKRQYDKAKKEYNESGGGSSSVSKKDSRKSGGKKEEKKRKSAGGDKDRERGGGNESFKSKEFIETSEESSSDSDHKSKSKRKKESDEEEEAVSTPASSEEESD from the exons ATGGGAGACACTCTGGAGTTCAACGAGATTTACCAGGAGGTGAAAGGCTCCTGG AATGACGGCCGGCTGCGTTTCAGCAAGCAGAATGTGGTTTATAAGAGCAGCAAGACAGGGAAGGTGGACAGCATCCCAGCGGGTGAGCTCAACCTGGCCCAGTGGAGACGAGTGTGTTTAGGTCACGGCATCAAACTGTCCACCAGCGGAGGACACGTCTACAAATATGATGGCTTCAGGGACACT GACTTTGAGAAGATCTCTGAGTTTTTCAAGGCGAACTACAAGGTGGAGCTGACAGAGAAAGACATGTGTGTGAAGGGCTGGAACTGGGGAACAGCCAAGTTCTCAg GACCTCTGTTATCGTTCGACATTAATGACAATACAGCGTTCGAGATCCCGCTGTCCAACGTGTCCCAGTGCGCCACGGGGAAAAATGAAGTCACTCTGGAGTTTCACCAGAATGACGACACTGAGGTCTCACTCATGGAGGTCCGATTCTATGTCCCACCCAGCCAGGCTGATGAACGGCAAGACCCCGTGGAG GCGTTTGCCCAGAACGTGCTGTCTAAGGCTGATGTGATCCAGGCAACAGGAGACGCAGTGTGTATCTTCAAAGAGCTGCAGTGTCTTACACCCAGAGGAAG ATATGATATCCGTATCTACCCGACCTTCCTTCACCTTCATGGTAAGACCTTTGACTACAAGATTCCTTACACTACCGTCCTCCGTCTATTCCTGCTGCCACACAAGGACCAGAGGCAGATGTTCTTCGTG ATCAGTCTGGATCCTCCCATCAAGCAGGGACAGACTCGTTATCACTTCCTTATTCTGCtcttttccaaagaagaggaCATCAGCCTCACACTCAACATGAGCGA GGAGGATGTCGAGCGCCGTTTCGAGGGCAAACTCAGTAAGAACATGTCAGGGTCTCTCTATGAGATGGTCAGCAGGGTGATGAAGGCCCTGGTCAACCGAAAGATCACCGTGCCAGGAAACTTCCAGGG CCACTCGGGGGCTCAGTGCATCACCTGCTCCTACAAAGCGTCGTCAGGCCTCCTCTACCCCCTGGAGAGGGGCTTCATCTACGTCCACAAGCCCCCTGTGCACCTGCGCTTTGAGGAGATCTCTTGCGTCAACTTTGCCAGAGGCACCACCACAACGCGTTCCTTCGACTTTGAGATCGAGACCAAGCAGGGGAACCAGTACACCTTCAGCAGCATTGAGAG AGAAGAGTACGGCAAACTGTTTGACTTTGTTAACGCCAAGAAGCTCAACATCAAGAACAGAGGGTTCAAAGAG AAGAAG GGCATGAAGGGTAAGATTGACGAGTACAGCGACTCAGACGACGACCAGCATGATGCCTACCTGGAGAGGATGAAGGCCGAGGGCAAGATCAGAGAGGAGGGCAATGACAGCGACGATTCGGATAGCGGAAGCG ATGAGTCTTTCAACCCTGGAGAAGAAGATGACGACATTGCAGAAGA GTACGACAGCAAGGCTTCAGCGAGCAACAGCAGCGACGAAGGAGACGAAAGCGAAGATGAGAGcgcaaagaagaagaaggcaaaGAAAGCCAAAGtggtgaaggagaagaaggaaaagaaaccACGCAAAGAG aagaagaagcagaaagacACCGGAGGCCCCAAGAGGCCAATGAGTGCCTACATGCTGTGGCTCAACTCCAGTCGCGAGCGAATCAAGTCGGAGAACCCTGGTATCTCCATCACAGAGATCTCCAAGAAGGCTGGAGAAATGTGGAGACAACTGGGCAAAGATGAGAAGGAG GAGTGGGAAGGAAAGGCAGGAGAGGCGAAGAGGCAGTATGACAAAGCGAAGAAAGAGTACAACGAGAGCGGTGGAGGATCATCCTCCGTTTCCAAGAA GGACAGCAGGAAGTCTGGAGGtaaaaaggaggagaagaagaggaagtctGCCGGAGGAGACAAGGACCGGGAGCGAGGAGGAGGCAACGAAAGCTTCAAAAGCAAAGAGTTCATTGAGACCAGCGAGGAGAGTTCGTCAGACTCAGACCACAAGAGCAAGTCCAAGAGGAAGAAG
- the ssrp1a gene encoding FACT complex subunit SSRP1a isoform X3, which yields MGDTLEFNEIYQEVKGSWNDGRLRFSKQNVVYKSSKTGKVDSIPAGELNLAQWRRVCLGHGIKLSTSGGHVYKYDGFRDTDFEKISEFFKANYKVELTEKDMCVKGWNWGTAKFSGPLLSFDINDNTAFEIPLSNVSQCATGKNEVTLEFHQNDDTEVSLMEVRFYVPPSQADERQDPVEAFAQNVLSKADVIQATGDAVCIFKELQCLTPRGRYDIRIYPTFLHLHGKTFDYKIPYTTVLRLFLLPHKDQRQMFFVISLDPPIKQGQTRYHFLILLFSKEEDISLTLNMSEEDVERRFEGKLSKNMSGSLYEMVSRVMKALVNRKITVPGNFQGHSGAQCITCSYKASSGLLYPLERGFIYVHKPPVHLRFEEISCVNFARGTTTTRSFDFEIETKQGNQYTFSSIEREEYGKLFDFVNAKKLNIKNRGFKEGMKGKIDEYSDSDDDQHDAYLERMKAEGKIREEGNDSDDSDSGSDESFNPGEEDDDIAEEYDSKASASNSSDEGDESEDESAKKKKAKKAKVVKEKKEKKPRKEKKKQKDTGGPKRPMSAYMLWLNSSRERIKSENPGISITEISKKAGEMWRQLGKDEKEEWEGKAGEAKRQYDKAKKEYNESGGGSSSVSKKDSRKSGGKKEEKKRKSAGGDKDRERGGGNESFKSKEFIETSEESSSDSDHKSKSKRKKESDEEEEAVSTPASSEEESD from the exons ATGGGAGACACTCTGGAGTTCAACGAGATTTACCAGGAGGTGAAAGGCTCCTGG AATGACGGCCGGCTGCGTTTCAGCAAGCAGAATGTGGTTTATAAGAGCAGCAAGACAGGGAAGGTGGACAGCATCCCAGCGGGTGAGCTCAACCTGGCCCAGTGGAGACGAGTGTGTTTAGGTCACGGCATCAAACTGTCCACCAGCGGAGGACACGTCTACAAATATGATGGCTTCAGGGACACT GACTTTGAGAAGATCTCTGAGTTTTTCAAGGCGAACTACAAGGTGGAGCTGACAGAGAAAGACATGTGTGTGAAGGGCTGGAACTGGGGAACAGCCAAGTTCTCAg GACCTCTGTTATCGTTCGACATTAATGACAATACAGCGTTCGAGATCCCGCTGTCCAACGTGTCCCAGTGCGCCACGGGGAAAAATGAAGTCACTCTGGAGTTTCACCAGAATGACGACACTGAGGTCTCACTCATGGAGGTCCGATTCTATGTCCCACCCAGCCAGGCTGATGAACGGCAAGACCCCGTGGAG GCGTTTGCCCAGAACGTGCTGTCTAAGGCTGATGTGATCCAGGCAACAGGAGACGCAGTGTGTATCTTCAAAGAGCTGCAGTGTCTTACACCCAGAGGAAG ATATGATATCCGTATCTACCCGACCTTCCTTCACCTTCATGGTAAGACCTTTGACTACAAGATTCCTTACACTACCGTCCTCCGTCTATTCCTGCTGCCACACAAGGACCAGAGGCAGATGTTCTTCGTG ATCAGTCTGGATCCTCCCATCAAGCAGGGACAGACTCGTTATCACTTCCTTATTCTGCtcttttccaaagaagaggaCATCAGCCTCACACTCAACATGAGCGA GGAGGATGTCGAGCGCCGTTTCGAGGGCAAACTCAGTAAGAACATGTCAGGGTCTCTCTATGAGATGGTCAGCAGGGTGATGAAGGCCCTGGTCAACCGAAAGATCACCGTGCCAGGAAACTTCCAGGG CCACTCGGGGGCTCAGTGCATCACCTGCTCCTACAAAGCGTCGTCAGGCCTCCTCTACCCCCTGGAGAGGGGCTTCATCTACGTCCACAAGCCCCCTGTGCACCTGCGCTTTGAGGAGATCTCTTGCGTCAACTTTGCCAGAGGCACCACCACAACGCGTTCCTTCGACTTTGAGATCGAGACCAAGCAGGGGAACCAGTACACCTTCAGCAGCATTGAGAG AGAAGAGTACGGCAAACTGTTTGACTTTGTTAACGCCAAGAAGCTCAACATCAAGAACAGAGGGTTCAAAGAG GGCATGAAGGGTAAGATTGACGAGTACAGCGACTCAGACGACGACCAGCATGATGCCTACCTGGAGAGGATGAAGGCCGAGGGCAAGATCAGAGAGGAGGGCAATGACAGCGACGATTCGGATAGCGGAAGCG ATGAGTCTTTCAACCCTGGAGAAGAAGATGACGACATTGCAGAAGA GTACGACAGCAAGGCTTCAGCGAGCAACAGCAGCGACGAAGGAGACGAAAGCGAAGATGAGAGcgcaaagaagaagaaggcaaaGAAAGCCAAAGtggtgaaggagaagaaggaaaagaaaccACGCAAAGAG aagaagaagcagaaagacACCGGAGGCCCCAAGAGGCCAATGAGTGCCTACATGCTGTGGCTCAACTCCAGTCGCGAGCGAATCAAGTCGGAGAACCCTGGTATCTCCATCACAGAGATCTCCAAGAAGGCTGGAGAAATGTGGAGACAACTGGGCAAAGATGAGAAGGAG GAGTGGGAAGGAAAGGCAGGAGAGGCGAAGAGGCAGTATGACAAAGCGAAGAAAGAGTACAACGAGAGCGGTGGAGGATCATCCTCCGTTTCCAAGAA GGACAGCAGGAAGTCTGGAGGtaaaaaggaggagaagaagaggaagtctGCCGGAGGAGACAAGGACCGGGAGCGAGGAGGAGGCAACGAAAGCTTCAAAAGCAAAGAGTTCATTGAGACCAGCGAGGAGAGTTCGTCAGACTCAGACCACAAGAGCAAGTCCAAGAGGAAGAAG
- the ssrp1a gene encoding FACT complex subunit SSRP1a isoform X4, which yields MGDTLEFNEIYQEVKGSWNDGRLRFSKQNVVYKSSKTGKVDSIPAGELNLAQWRRVCLGHGIKLSTSGGHVYKYDGFRDTDFEKISEFFKANYKVELTEKDMCVKGWNWGTAKFSGPLLSFDINDNTAFEIPLSNVSQCATGKNEVTLEFHQNDDTEVSLMEVRFYVPPSQADERQDPVEAFAQNVLSKADVIQATGDAVCIFKELQCLTPRGRYDIRIYPTFLHLHGKTFDYKIPYTTVLRLFLLPHKDQRQMFFVISLDPPIKQGQTRYHFLILLFSKEEDISLTLNMSEEDVERRFEGKLSKNMSGSLYEMVSRVMKALVNRKITVPGNFQGHSGAQCITCSYKASSGLLYPLERGFIYVHKPPVHLRFEEISCVNFARGTTTTRSFDFEIETKQGNQYTFSSIEREEYGKLFDFVNAKKLNIKNRGFKEGMKGKIDEYSDSDDDQHDAYLERMKAEGKIREEGNDSDDSDSGSDESFNPGEEDDDIAEEYDSKASASNSSDEGDESEDESAKKKKAKKAKVVKEKKEKKPRKEKKQKDTGGPKRPMSAYMLWLNSSRERIKSENPGISITEISKKAGEMWRQLGKDEKEEWEGKAGEAKRQYDKAKKEYNESGGGSSSVSKKDSRKSGGKKEEKKRKSAGGDKDRERGGGNESFKSKEFIETSEESSSDSDHKSKSKRKKESDEEEEAVSTPASSEEESD from the exons ATGGGAGACACTCTGGAGTTCAACGAGATTTACCAGGAGGTGAAAGGCTCCTGG AATGACGGCCGGCTGCGTTTCAGCAAGCAGAATGTGGTTTATAAGAGCAGCAAGACAGGGAAGGTGGACAGCATCCCAGCGGGTGAGCTCAACCTGGCCCAGTGGAGACGAGTGTGTTTAGGTCACGGCATCAAACTGTCCACCAGCGGAGGACACGTCTACAAATATGATGGCTTCAGGGACACT GACTTTGAGAAGATCTCTGAGTTTTTCAAGGCGAACTACAAGGTGGAGCTGACAGAGAAAGACATGTGTGTGAAGGGCTGGAACTGGGGAACAGCCAAGTTCTCAg GACCTCTGTTATCGTTCGACATTAATGACAATACAGCGTTCGAGATCCCGCTGTCCAACGTGTCCCAGTGCGCCACGGGGAAAAATGAAGTCACTCTGGAGTTTCACCAGAATGACGACACTGAGGTCTCACTCATGGAGGTCCGATTCTATGTCCCACCCAGCCAGGCTGATGAACGGCAAGACCCCGTGGAG GCGTTTGCCCAGAACGTGCTGTCTAAGGCTGATGTGATCCAGGCAACAGGAGACGCAGTGTGTATCTTCAAAGAGCTGCAGTGTCTTACACCCAGAGGAAG ATATGATATCCGTATCTACCCGACCTTCCTTCACCTTCATGGTAAGACCTTTGACTACAAGATTCCTTACACTACCGTCCTCCGTCTATTCCTGCTGCCACACAAGGACCAGAGGCAGATGTTCTTCGTG ATCAGTCTGGATCCTCCCATCAAGCAGGGACAGACTCGTTATCACTTCCTTATTCTGCtcttttccaaagaagaggaCATCAGCCTCACACTCAACATGAGCGA GGAGGATGTCGAGCGCCGTTTCGAGGGCAAACTCAGTAAGAACATGTCAGGGTCTCTCTATGAGATGGTCAGCAGGGTGATGAAGGCCCTGGTCAACCGAAAGATCACCGTGCCAGGAAACTTCCAGGG CCACTCGGGGGCTCAGTGCATCACCTGCTCCTACAAAGCGTCGTCAGGCCTCCTCTACCCCCTGGAGAGGGGCTTCATCTACGTCCACAAGCCCCCTGTGCACCTGCGCTTTGAGGAGATCTCTTGCGTCAACTTTGCCAGAGGCACCACCACAACGCGTTCCTTCGACTTTGAGATCGAGACCAAGCAGGGGAACCAGTACACCTTCAGCAGCATTGAGAG AGAAGAGTACGGCAAACTGTTTGACTTTGTTAACGCCAAGAAGCTCAACATCAAGAACAGAGGGTTCAAAGAG GGCATGAAGGGTAAGATTGACGAGTACAGCGACTCAGACGACGACCAGCATGATGCCTACCTGGAGAGGATGAAGGCCGAGGGCAAGATCAGAGAGGAGGGCAATGACAGCGACGATTCGGATAGCGGAAGCG ATGAGTCTTTCAACCCTGGAGAAGAAGATGACGACATTGCAGAAGA GTACGACAGCAAGGCTTCAGCGAGCAACAGCAGCGACGAAGGAGACGAAAGCGAAGATGAGAGcgcaaagaagaagaaggcaaaGAAAGCCAAAGtggtgaaggagaagaaggaaaagaaaccACGCAAAGAG aagaagcagaaagacACCGGAGGCCCCAAGAGGCCAATGAGTGCCTACATGCTGTGGCTCAACTCCAGTCGCGAGCGAATCAAGTCGGAGAACCCTGGTATCTCCATCACAGAGATCTCCAAGAAGGCTGGAGAAATGTGGAGACAACTGGGCAAAGATGAGAAGGAG GAGTGGGAAGGAAAGGCAGGAGAGGCGAAGAGGCAGTATGACAAAGCGAAGAAAGAGTACAACGAGAGCGGTGGAGGATCATCCTCCGTTTCCAAGAA GGACAGCAGGAAGTCTGGAGGtaaaaaggaggagaagaagaggaagtctGCCGGAGGAGACAAGGACCGGGAGCGAGGAGGAGGCAACGAAAGCTTCAAAAGCAAAGAGTTCATTGAGACCAGCGAGGAGAGTTCGTCAGACTCAGACCACAAGAGCAAGTCCAAGAGGAAGAAG
- the ssrp1a gene encoding FACT complex subunit SSRP1a isoform X2, translating to MGDTLEFNEIYQEVKGSWNDGRLRFSKQNVVYKSSKTGKVDSIPAGELNLAQWRRVCLGHGIKLSTSGGHVYKYDGFRDTDFEKISEFFKANYKVELTEKDMCVKGWNWGTAKFSGPLLSFDINDNTAFEIPLSNVSQCATGKNEVTLEFHQNDDTEVSLMEVRFYVPPSQADERQDPVEAFAQNVLSKADVIQATGDAVCIFKELQCLTPRGRYDIRIYPTFLHLHGKTFDYKIPYTTVLRLFLLPHKDQRQMFFVISLDPPIKQGQTRYHFLILLFSKEEDISLTLNMSEEDVERRFEGKLSKNMSGSLYEMVSRVMKALVNRKITVPGNFQGHSGAQCITCSYKASSGLLYPLERGFIYVHKPPVHLRFEEISCVNFARGTTTTRSFDFEIETKQGNQYTFSSIEREEYGKLFDFVNAKKLNIKNRGFKEKKGMKGKIDEYSDSDDDQHDAYLERMKAEGKIREEGNDSDDSDSGSDESFNPGEEDDDIAEEYDSKASASNSSDEGDESEDESAKKKKAKKAKVVKEKKEKKPRKEKKQKDTGGPKRPMSAYMLWLNSSRERIKSENPGISITEISKKAGEMWRQLGKDEKEEWEGKAGEAKRQYDKAKKEYNESGGGSSSVSKKDSRKSGGKKEEKKRKSAGGDKDRERGGGNESFKSKEFIETSEESSSDSDHKSKSKRKKESDEEEEAVSTPASSEEESD from the exons ATGGGAGACACTCTGGAGTTCAACGAGATTTACCAGGAGGTGAAAGGCTCCTGG AATGACGGCCGGCTGCGTTTCAGCAAGCAGAATGTGGTTTATAAGAGCAGCAAGACAGGGAAGGTGGACAGCATCCCAGCGGGTGAGCTCAACCTGGCCCAGTGGAGACGAGTGTGTTTAGGTCACGGCATCAAACTGTCCACCAGCGGAGGACACGTCTACAAATATGATGGCTTCAGGGACACT GACTTTGAGAAGATCTCTGAGTTTTTCAAGGCGAACTACAAGGTGGAGCTGACAGAGAAAGACATGTGTGTGAAGGGCTGGAACTGGGGAACAGCCAAGTTCTCAg GACCTCTGTTATCGTTCGACATTAATGACAATACAGCGTTCGAGATCCCGCTGTCCAACGTGTCCCAGTGCGCCACGGGGAAAAATGAAGTCACTCTGGAGTTTCACCAGAATGACGACACTGAGGTCTCACTCATGGAGGTCCGATTCTATGTCCCACCCAGCCAGGCTGATGAACGGCAAGACCCCGTGGAG GCGTTTGCCCAGAACGTGCTGTCTAAGGCTGATGTGATCCAGGCAACAGGAGACGCAGTGTGTATCTTCAAAGAGCTGCAGTGTCTTACACCCAGAGGAAG ATATGATATCCGTATCTACCCGACCTTCCTTCACCTTCATGGTAAGACCTTTGACTACAAGATTCCTTACACTACCGTCCTCCGTCTATTCCTGCTGCCACACAAGGACCAGAGGCAGATGTTCTTCGTG ATCAGTCTGGATCCTCCCATCAAGCAGGGACAGACTCGTTATCACTTCCTTATTCTGCtcttttccaaagaagaggaCATCAGCCTCACACTCAACATGAGCGA GGAGGATGTCGAGCGCCGTTTCGAGGGCAAACTCAGTAAGAACATGTCAGGGTCTCTCTATGAGATGGTCAGCAGGGTGATGAAGGCCCTGGTCAACCGAAAGATCACCGTGCCAGGAAACTTCCAGGG CCACTCGGGGGCTCAGTGCATCACCTGCTCCTACAAAGCGTCGTCAGGCCTCCTCTACCCCCTGGAGAGGGGCTTCATCTACGTCCACAAGCCCCCTGTGCACCTGCGCTTTGAGGAGATCTCTTGCGTCAACTTTGCCAGAGGCACCACCACAACGCGTTCCTTCGACTTTGAGATCGAGACCAAGCAGGGGAACCAGTACACCTTCAGCAGCATTGAGAG AGAAGAGTACGGCAAACTGTTTGACTTTGTTAACGCCAAGAAGCTCAACATCAAGAACAGAGGGTTCAAAGAG AAGAAG GGCATGAAGGGTAAGATTGACGAGTACAGCGACTCAGACGACGACCAGCATGATGCCTACCTGGAGAGGATGAAGGCCGAGGGCAAGATCAGAGAGGAGGGCAATGACAGCGACGATTCGGATAGCGGAAGCG ATGAGTCTTTCAACCCTGGAGAAGAAGATGACGACATTGCAGAAGA GTACGACAGCAAGGCTTCAGCGAGCAACAGCAGCGACGAAGGAGACGAAAGCGAAGATGAGAGcgcaaagaagaagaaggcaaaGAAAGCCAAAGtggtgaaggagaagaaggaaaagaaaccACGCAAAGAG aagaagcagaaagacACCGGAGGCCCCAAGAGGCCAATGAGTGCCTACATGCTGTGGCTCAACTCCAGTCGCGAGCGAATCAAGTCGGAGAACCCTGGTATCTCCATCACAGAGATCTCCAAGAAGGCTGGAGAAATGTGGAGACAACTGGGCAAAGATGAGAAGGAG GAGTGGGAAGGAAAGGCAGGAGAGGCGAAGAGGCAGTATGACAAAGCGAAGAAAGAGTACAACGAGAGCGGTGGAGGATCATCCTCCGTTTCCAAGAA GGACAGCAGGAAGTCTGGAGGtaaaaaggaggagaagaagaggaagtctGCCGGAGGAGACAAGGACCGGGAGCGAGGAGGAGGCAACGAAAGCTTCAAAAGCAAAGAGTTCATTGAGACCAGCGAGGAGAGTTCGTCAGACTCAGACCACAAGAGCAAGTCCAAGAGGAAGAAG